A single region of the Mycobacterium avium subsp. avium genome encodes:
- a CDS encoding DUF732 domain-containing protein, protein MRMLALLAGFAVLAGMAAPAHADPAGTTGSDASFLAALNQAGITYQNPATAIEVGKRACELMDQGSPQVEVIKNVSSSNPGFTVDGAAQFTMIAASAYCPQHLGQRVGPG, encoded by the coding sequence ATGCGAATGCTTGCGCTGCTCGCCGGCTTCGCCGTGCTGGCCGGGATGGCCGCGCCGGCGCACGCCGATCCGGCCGGCACCACGGGATCCGACGCCAGCTTCCTGGCCGCGCTCAACCAGGCCGGCATCACCTACCAGAACCCGGCGACCGCCATTGAAGTGGGCAAACGGGCGTGCGAGCTGATGGACCAGGGCAGCCCTCAGGTCGAGGTCATCAAGAACGTGTCGTCGAGCAATCCGGGGTTCACGGTGGACGGCGCCGCCCAGTTCACCATGATTGCGGCCAGTGCCTACTGTCCCCAGCATCTGGGGCAGCGGGTCGGGCCGGGCTAG
- a CDS encoding oxygenase MpaB family protein, translating into MFLPHQIIGQLINKQLDDNMRRYFFRGMEFAAPVGDPGWFGPDSAVWRVHSHLPALIFGLQCAAFMETLDPSIYWMGMHHSRLIKRDSNGNPVSHVPVIDPEGAATRLGHSVAFFIGTAYGSTETAERLAKSVRAMHHTIKGTRPDGARYDADDPVWLRWNYATVVWGIATAHELYHPMPLRGKALDRYYGEFVRVGHALGGTDLPATKAETLECLESYLPKLAVTHGKAMGTGPNVAMPQAAVDWAIRDTMPKWAKQMLQHRDCNIIERTARRSAVWAIINGIHAASGPAPEFRQAQARVRGGTTVPHTVPSYVLGTDQVRSRAEVERSFQSV; encoded by the coding sequence GTGTTCCTGCCACACCAGATCATCGGGCAGCTGATCAACAAGCAGTTGGACGACAACATGCGGCGGTATTTCTTCCGCGGCATGGAGTTCGCGGCGCCCGTTGGCGATCCGGGCTGGTTCGGTCCGGACAGCGCCGTGTGGCGGGTGCATTCGCACCTGCCGGCCTTGATCTTCGGCCTGCAGTGTGCGGCCTTCATGGAAACCCTCGACCCGTCGATCTACTGGATGGGCATGCATCACTCGCGACTGATCAAGCGGGACAGCAACGGCAACCCGGTGTCCCACGTGCCGGTCATCGATCCCGAGGGTGCGGCGACCCGGCTGGGCCACTCGGTGGCGTTCTTCATCGGCACCGCCTACGGGTCGACCGAAACCGCCGAACGGCTGGCGAAATCCGTGCGGGCGATGCACCACACCATCAAGGGCACTCGCCCGGACGGGGCCCGCTACGACGCCGACGATCCCGTATGGCTGCGCTGGAACTACGCGACGGTCGTCTGGGGCATCGCCACCGCGCACGAGCTGTATCACCCAATGCCGTTGCGCGGCAAGGCACTCGACCGCTATTACGGCGAGTTCGTCCGCGTCGGGCACGCGCTGGGAGGCACCGATCTGCCCGCCACCAAGGCCGAGACACTCGAGTGCCTGGAATCCTACTTGCCGAAACTGGCTGTCACGCATGGCAAAGCGATGGGCACGGGCCCCAACGTGGCCATGCCGCAGGCCGCCGTCGACTGGGCCATCCGCGACACCATGCCGAAATGGGCCAAGCAGATGTTGCAGCACCGCGACTGCAACATCATCGAGCGCACCGCCCGTCGCAGTGCGGTGTGGGCGATCATCAACGGCATCCATGCCGCGTCGGGCCCGGCCCCCGAGTTCCGGCAGGCTCAGGCCCGGGTCAGGGGTGGCACCACCGTCCCGCACACGGTGCCGAGCTACGTGCTGGGCACCGACCAGGTGCGCAGCCGCGCCGAGGTCGAGCGCAGCTTCCAATCGGTGTAG
- a CDS encoding TetR/AcrR family transcriptional regulator: MSSPSRWAGVPLKDRRAERRALLVEAAYRLFGSEGEAAVSVRSVCRECGLNTRYFYESFRDTDDLLGAVYDRVSEQLEEVIAAAIEQAGDSLRARTRAGIAAVLGFSSADPRRGRVLFTDARTNPVLAARRRATQDMLRQGVLSEGWRLNPRSDPVAAEVAAAMYTGAMAELAQQWLAGHLGGDLDAVVDYASKLVLR; this comes from the coding sequence ATGTCCAGCCCCAGCCGGTGGGCCGGTGTACCGCTCAAGGACCGCCGCGCCGAGCGACGTGCGCTGCTGGTCGAGGCCGCGTATCGGCTGTTCGGCAGCGAGGGAGAGGCGGCCGTCTCGGTGCGCTCGGTGTGCCGGGAGTGCGGGTTGAACACCCGGTACTTCTACGAAAGCTTCCGCGATACCGACGACCTGCTCGGCGCGGTCTACGACCGGGTCAGCGAGCAACTCGAAGAAGTGATCGCGGCCGCCATCGAGCAGGCCGGGGATTCGCTGCGCGCCCGGACCCGGGCCGGCATCGCGGCGGTGCTGGGCTTCTCCTCGGCCGATCCGCGCCGCGGCCGGGTGCTGTTCACCGATGCCCGCACCAACCCGGTGCTGGCAGCCCGGCGCCGCGCCACCCAGGACATGTTGCGCCAGGGGGTGCTGAGCGAGGGCTGGCGTCTGAATCCGCGCTCCGATCCGGTGGCCGCCGAGGTGGCCGCGGCCATGTACACCGGCGCCATGGCCGAGCTTGCCCAGCAGTGGCTGGCCGGTCATTTGGGCGGTGATCTCGACGCCGTCGTCGATTACGCTTCGAAGCTGGTGCTGCGGTAG
- a CDS encoding DUF4267 domain-containing protein: MSIDRFGLLAGTIRLASGVSFLVDPLRANKLWGDPEEPTPTARLLLRSMGYRDALIGALLAGSALRGKNTRGWFLASAGADVSDLVGGLSVHDQLQASQKIIGLGGAAVGIATGLWGAVRPAMRRPARVVAEETG; this comes from the coding sequence ATGTCCATCGACCGATTCGGCCTCCTTGCGGGCACCATCCGGCTGGCCTCCGGCGTCTCCTTCCTCGTCGATCCGCTGCGCGCCAACAAGTTGTGGGGCGATCCCGAGGAGCCGACGCCCACCGCGCGACTGTTGTTGCGGTCCATGGGTTATCGCGACGCGTTGATCGGTGCGCTGCTCGCCGGGTCGGCCCTGCGCGGCAAGAACACCCGCGGCTGGTTCCTGGCCTCCGCCGGCGCGGACGTGTCCGACCTGGTCGGCGGGCTGAGCGTGCACGACCAGCTGCAGGCGTCGCAGAAGATCATCGGCCTGGGCGGGGCCGCCGTCGGGATCGCCACCGGGTTGTGGGGCGCGGTACGCCCGGCCATGCGCCGGCCAGCCCGGGTCGTGGCCGAAGAAACCGGCTAA